A single genomic interval of Arachis duranensis cultivar V14167 chromosome 7, aradu.V14167.gnm2.J7QH, whole genome shotgun sequence harbors:
- the LOC107459768 gene encoding uncharacterized protein LOC107459768 isoform X2 has protein sequence MSNVEDNKEQQQMDVNASNESSNMPSSQKQEEAIKKKYGGMMPKKPPLISKDHERAYFDSADWALGKQGGEKPKGPLEELRPKLQPTQQQTRYRKSPYAPEGEEGGSVPPEDSPSNE, from the exons ATGTCAAACGTAGAGGATAacaaagaacaacaacaaatgGATGTCAATGCATCTAATGAGTCGAGTAACATGCCGTCATCCCAGAAGCAG GAGGAAgctataaagaaaaaatatggaGGAATGATGCCCAAAAAGCCACCTCTCATATCTAAG GACCATGAGCGCGCTTACTTTGATTCCGCCGATTGGGCACTTGGAAAG CAAGGTGGCGAGAAGCCTAAGGGACCACTTGAAGAACTTAGACCTAAACTACAG CCAACACAACAACAAACACGCTACCGGAAATCTCCCTATGCTCCTGAAGGAGAAG AAGGGGGAAGCGTTCCTCCAGAGGATTCTCCATCCAACGAGTAA
- the LOC107459768 gene encoding uncharacterized protein LOC107459768 isoform X1 has product MSNVEDNKEQQQMDVNASNESSNMPSSQKQEEAIKKKYGGMMPKKPPLISKDHERAYFDSADWALGKQGGEKPKGPLEELRPKLQPTQQQTRYRKSPYAPEGEEGGSVPPEDSPSVEGGSVPPEDSPSNE; this is encoded by the exons ATGTCAAACGTAGAGGATAacaaagaacaacaacaaatgGATGTCAATGCATCTAATGAGTCGAGTAACATGCCGTCATCCCAGAAGCAG GAGGAAgctataaagaaaaaatatggaGGAATGATGCCCAAAAAGCCACCTCTCATATCTAAG GACCATGAGCGCGCTTACTTTGATTCCGCCGATTGGGCACTTGGAAAG CAAGGTGGCGAGAAGCCTAAGGGACCACTTGAAGAACTTAGACCTAAACTACAG CCAACACAACAACAAACACGCTACCGGAAATCTCCCTATGCTCCTGAAGGAGAAG AAGGGGGAAGCGTTCCACCAGAGGATTCTCCATCTGTAGAAGGGGGAAGCGTTCCTCCAGAGGATTCTCCATCCAACGAGTAA